The following is a genomic window from Chitinophaga caseinilytica.
GGCCGGGATATGAGCGTGCGCGGTGTGCGGAGCATCAATAACTTCAAAACGAAACTGAGCAATGAGCAGATTCTACGCAAACGCATTAATTCCGTGTATGGCGCCGTGAACCTGGCTTACGAGAATTTCCTTTATCTGGATTTGACGGGCAGGAACGACTGGTCGTCGACGCTCGCCATGGGCCGGAATTCCTTCTTCTATCCCTCGGCGTCGCTCAGTTTCGTGTTTACGGAGCTGTTGCCGAAAAGCGGGGCATTGACTTTCGGGAAACTGCGCTTCTCCGCTGCGCAAACAGGAACGGACGCTGTTGAGCCTTATCAGCTGAAGCTGACCTACGGCAGCAATCCCGATGTGCCGATCGTGGGTGGATATGCGATCGGCGGGGTGGCGGTGGACAAGGTGCCGTTCAGCGACCTGAAGCCCAGTATCAGCAAGTCGTACGAAGCCGGCGCCAATCTCGTCTTCTTCAACAACCGCCTGAACCTGGATGTTACCTGGTACCAGTCCAACACCCGGAACCAGATACTCAACGCGCCGATCTCCTCATCCAGCGGGTATACCAGCGCCGTGATCAACTCCGGGAACGTGCGCAACCGCGGCATCGAGGTGACGTTGCTCGGCAAACCCGTCACCACCAAGCACTTCAACTGGGATGTGAATGTGAACTTCGCGCGGAACCGGAACAAGATCCTCGAACTGAGCCCGCTCGTGTCCGGATATTATACCCTGGCGCAGGCGCGTTGGGCCAATGCCTCGATCGTGGCGGAAGAAGGGGAGGAATTCGGGATCATCGTGGGGAGGAAGTTCCTGCGCAGCCCGCAGGGCAAGATCGTGCTCGACGCCAACAACCTGCCGCTGTACGACCCTACGGATACGCAGATCGGCAGCGGACAGTACGAATGGATCGGCGGTGTCAACAACCGGTTCACCTATAAAAACATTTCCCTCGGCATTTTGCTGGATATCAAGCAGGGCGGGCACATCTATTCCATGACCAACCTCCTCGCGCATGCCAACGGCCGGCACAAAGCCACGCTGGAAGGCCGCGAAGGCTGGGCGGAATCTGAAAGGGCGCGCCTGGCGGCAGGGCAAACGCCCGGCAACTGGAAACCGACCGGCGGCCGTTCGGTAAGCGGCGTTCGCCAGACGGGGACCGATGCAGACGGGAAGCCCATTTACGAAGACGTTTCCGCATTCGTGAGCCCCCAGGCATGGTGGCAACGCGTGACCGACAATATTCCCGAACAGTTCATCTACGACGCCTCTTTCGTGAAGATCCGCCAGCTGAATATCGATTACACCTTCCCGAAATCGTTCCTGGGGAACGGGATTTTCAGGGAACTGGCGATATCGCTCATCGGGCGGAACCTGTTCACCATCAGCAAGCACGTACCCAACGTAGACCCCGAATCCAGCTACAACAACAGCAACGGCCAGGGTTTTGAGTACGGATCGCTCCCCACGCGCAGAACCTACGGCGTCAACCTTTATGCAAAATTCTAAAACGGTCAACATGAAAATCGTTCCATATATACTGATCAGTTGCCTGGCCCTCGTGGGCGCCGGCAGTTGCACGAAAGATTTCGATTCCATCAATACAGACCCGACGCGCGGCGCGGAGATCGCCCCGGGGCAGCAGTTGACCGCCGCGGCCTATTACCTGAGCGGCGGCAGGGAAACGGGCTATCCCATCATGTATTATTTCCTGCCGCGGTCGCAGTACGTGAGCGGCGCGTGGGGCATGCGCTTCGGCGGGAAATACATCCGCAACGATTTTTACGGCGAGCGGATGTGGGAGATCTTCTACGGGAGAAGCCTCAAACAGCTCATCGATATGATCGAACGCTCAAAGAACGATCCTGACCTGGTGAACTATATCGCCGCCGGCCGCATCCTGAAAGCGTACATCTTTTCGCTGTTGACGGACGCCTACGGCGATGTGCCCTATTCCCAGGCCGGCATCGCTTATTACGGCAAGATCTATACGCCGAAGTACGACCTTCAGCAGGAAATCTACAAAGACCTGTTCAAGGAACTGACCGAGGCAACGGCCCAGTTCGACGCCGGTAAACAGGCGCTCCTGAACGATATCGTCTTCAACGGCAACGTAGACCGCTGGAAGAAACTGGCCAATTCGCTCCGGTTGCGGCTCGGCATGCGCCTGTCCAAAATCGACGCCAACATGGCCGCGCGGGAAGTGAAAGCGGCGGTGGATGCGGGCGTGATGGCGAGCGCCGACGATAATTTCAAGATCATCCACGAAAACTTCGGTTTCCCCGACCTCCGCGGCAACGGCCTCTCACAGGCTTTCCATGAAGAATCCTCCTTCCTGTATACGATCGGTACCAACACCTTCGTGCAATACCTGAAGTATCACAGCGATCCCCGGCTGTCGCGCTTCTTCATCAACCGCGACCCTGCCGGAGAAGATATCACCGCTTTAACGGGTTATATGTCCGTGCAGTCCGGCCTTTACTGGTGGGATAACTGGGGAGATTTTACCGCGCCCGGTGGCCGCGTCATCCCCCATGCCAACAAATTCTGTGTCATCAACCGGCCTTTCGTCCAATTACAAGCCTCCTTCCTGCACATGGGGTATGCCGAAGTACAGTTCCTGCTGGCGGAAGCGGCCGCCCGTGGCTGGGCTGGCACCAACCCGCAACAGTTCTACCATAACGGCATCCGCGCCGCCATGAAGCAGCTGGAAATGTACCCCGGAATGGACCCCGTTCCGCAACCGCAGGTAGACGCTTTCGTGACAGCGCATCCGCTCACGGGGCTGCCGGCAGACACGGTGCTCAAGCACATTAATATGCAGAAATGGGTGGCGCTCTTCCCCAACGGCTACGAATCGTTCGCCAACCAGCGCCGCACGGGGTATCCGGTATTGGAAGAGATCGAAGATGTGGGTACCGAATCGGAAACGAATAAAGTCCCTTTCCTACGGTTGTTCTATCCCGGAACGGAAGCGTTCAACAACACGGCCAACTACCAGGAAGCCCTGCAACGGATGGGTGGAAAAAACGACTGGCTCAAGCCGGTTTGGTGGGATAAGAGATGATTCCCTGATAATATCGCAGCGATGCACAGGCAGGAAGCCGGAGATCGGCTGGGGGCGGGGATTTTCGAGAGCGAAGCAACCGTCCCCGAATCCTGTCGGAACACAAAAGGCCTCCCGGTACCGGGAGGCCTTTTGTATGTGCAATGAATTTACCTGTTGACCGGGACCGATATCACAGCGTACCCGCCGGGGCGACTGAACACTACCTGCCTGTTTTCCCCATCCTGGTTTTTTAGTGTGAATTTGTATTGTTTTCCCGGTTCCATGATGGGCAGCCGCAGCATTTCGCCCGCGTCCGATGCGCTGGAAACCCGCGCCGTATATCCTTTTAACGTGTACGCCGGCATGCCGCCCGGAATGGTAACGGTGACGGATATATTTTCCCGGTCGGGGGAAGATTGCATGCTGGTCACGATGATCGGGCTGAAGAGGTTTTTCAGCATGTGATAGGAGGGTTTCAGCTCACCATCGAGCGAGATCATGCCGTGCACCCTTTGGCGGCGCTTGCCCGTTCCTTCTTCACCGATGAACGTCCGGTAATCGTTCAGGGAAAAGTAAATGGCGCCGGCTACGAAAGGCCGTGTTTCGTAAAGGGCAGTATGACTGATCATGTGCGCGATCCGGCGGGGATCGCCGCCGCTGAACGCCGGCTCGCAAAGCCCGTATTCCGAAACAACGATGGGTTTTTCCGGGTGGTATTTGTGGATGCTGTCCAGCATCGCCGGGGCATCCGTCATTTTGCCGCCGAACCAGGTCTCGAAATATTCGTTCCACATAATGACGTCCCCAAAAACGGTGGCGTCCAGTTTGGGATTGTACTGGATGGTATTGCTGACGTAATTGACGAGGCGGCTGCTGTCCATCGCCTTGATGTATCCGTACATGTGTTTTACATAGTCGTGCGTAGGCTGGTATTGGCCGGAATGCTCGTTGCCCACGCCCCAGGCGATGACGGAAGGGTGGTTGAAATGGTGGAGCACCATTTCATCGGCCTGCATCATGGCAACGGATTTGATGGAATCGAGCACGGTAGCGCCACCCCAAAGCGGTATTTCTTCCTGGACGAGCAGGCCGTTTCGGTCGCACCAGTCCAGCAACGTCTCATCCTGCTGCCAATGGAACCGGGTGAAAACGGCGTTCAGTTTTTTGAGGTGTTCCAGGTTGCCGTAGAGGATAGCCGCGGGTTCGGCCATGCCGTAGTCCGGATGGGAGCCAGGCATCCATTCCACGGCAGACAATCTTACCGGTTCGCCGTTCAAAAAGATTTTTCCATTGCGGGCCTCGATGCTGCGGAAGCCGACGGGGACGGTTTTGGTGGCGATAACAGTGTTTTTGTCCATCACCTCTACGCGTACCTGGTAGAGGTTCGGGTGATCGAAATGCCAGCGCTGGACTTCGGGGATTTGTACCGTTGTTGTCAGTTTGCCGTTTTGCGGCGTTCCGTTTTGCGTTTGCGTAAATACGGTCTGTTGTGCCGCATCGGTCACGGATACGCGGGTGCGCAGTGGTTTTTGGGATTTTCTGTCGAGCAGGACGGTCTGGACCCGCAGTTGGCCGGCTTTCGTTCCGGGAACGGGTCTTGCATCGGCCAAAATATAATCGATGCCCGATGGGTTGGAAATATGGAGGGATACGCTTCGCGTGATACCGCCGTCGTTGGCCCAGTCGAACGATTTGCCGTAAGGGAGCGCGGAGGTGGAGAATTGATTGTTCACGGAAACGGTCAGCAGGTTTTTCCCTTTCCGGGCCGCTTTCGACGCGTCTGCATAAAAAGCAGTGTAGCCGGAACCGTAGTGTTTTGCGATTTGCTGGCCGTTGAGATAGATAACGGCGTCGCGGTACACGGCGTTGAATTTCAGGCGAACGGTCTTGCCTTTCGTTTCCTGCGGGATGTCGATTTCCCGTTGGTACCAGGCGGTGCCGTAGTATTCTTCGGTGCCGGGGTCAACATTCCAGGTGTGCGGCACTTTTACCGTTCTTGATATTTGGGCCGGGAGTGTTGTGGCAAACCAGCGCGCAGGGGCCCCTGCATCCAGCGAGTCGATACAAAACAACCAATCCCCGTCCAGGGAAACCGTTACCTCTTCCGGTGATGCAACGCGTTGGGCGAAGGTCTTGCATTGAAACAGCAGTAACGCGGCCGTGAGAAATGTGAATGTCCATCTCATGATGTGGAAAGTTTACAATCGATTGGGTGAAAAGTGGAATCCGTACATGCATCCTGCATGCGGGAACAAGATACATACGATTCGGAAAGACTGCCTGCGGATCATAAGATTGTCCATTCTATCAGTTAGTTAGTCCATTGGCCGGGCTATGGATTACGCCTAGTTTTGTAGCGTTACCGTTGGTTTTGACGTGCGCGTCATCGTTACGGTAACATCCGCGAACAGTACTCGAAGTTTTGTATGATATAAGCAGTGAGCAATAAGTCAGAAGTGTGGCGAGGCGATCGGATAGCAGTGAAATGAATAGCGCCCGTTTCTTTCCCGTATTGTTGTAAACCCGGTATGATAAGCAACACAGGAAGCCATTATTAAAACCTGAACATACCGCGAAACCATTAGCCTGGCGAACGAAAGCTGCACTGCGCTGCAATGCGCATGTATGGAACGAAAGGTAATTATTATGAATCCGGCGCCGGATGAAGCATGATTGGCGCCACATTCCATGGTCTTACAGTTATGAAAAACGACGATTAGCACCAGACATCAGCATTTTTGACGAAACAGCATTTCCGTCTTACCATTTGATACATGCGGCCATGCATGTCTATTTCCGGGCGATCCCTGATCGGCCATCGGCATCCTGTTGGGAAACAGGTTCAGGTATACTAAACTAAAACACGCATCTAATGAAATTGGGTAAACAACACCACGTTCTTCCTTTGGTCAGTGGATTATTCATCCTGCTATTCCAGTTCATCCATTTCCCGGGCTTTTCGCAGGCTACGCGGAAGGTGACGGGAACGGTGGTGAATGAACAGGGCCAACCCTTACCGGGTGCTACCATTTCCATCAAGGGCCGTCCGGCCAACGCGATTACGGACGATAACGGCAAGTTCTCCATTTCCGTTTCTGGGGAAAATGTGGTGCTCGTGGCCACGCACATGGCTTCGTCGCCCATGGAGATCGCGGTCGGCGATCAGACCGATATCCGGTTCGTGCTCCAGCCGCTCGACAAAAAACTGGACGAAGTGATCGTGGTGGGATATGGCACGCAGAAGCGTACCTCGCTCACGGCGGCCGTTTCCAGCATCAAGGGCTCCGAAGTGGCGAGCCTGCCGGTGGCCAACCTCAGCAACGCGCTGGGCGGCCGCGTGCCGGGCGTGATCTTCAAGCAGGGAAGCGGCGAGCCCGGCTACGATGGTTCTTCCATCCTCATCCGCGGCTTCAGC
Proteins encoded in this region:
- a CDS encoding SusD/RagB family nutrient-binding outer membrane lipoprotein, with the translated sequence MKIVPYILISCLALVGAGSCTKDFDSINTDPTRGAEIAPGQQLTAAAYYLSGGRETGYPIMYYFLPRSQYVSGAWGMRFGGKYIRNDFYGERMWEIFYGRSLKQLIDMIERSKNDPDLVNYIAAGRILKAYIFSLLTDAYGDVPYSQAGIAYYGKIYTPKYDLQQEIYKDLFKELTEATAQFDAGKQALLNDIVFNGNVDRWKKLANSLRLRLGMRLSKIDANMAAREVKAAVDAGVMASADDNFKIIHENFGFPDLRGNGLSQAFHEESSFLYTIGTNTFVQYLKYHSDPRLSRFFINRDPAGEDITALTGYMSVQSGLYWWDNWGDFTAPGGRVIPHANKFCVINRPFVQLQASFLHMGYAEVQFLLAEAAARGWAGTNPQQFYHNGIRAAMKQLEMYPGMDPVPQPQVDAFVTAHPLTGLPADTVLKHINMQKWVALFPNGYESFANQRRTGYPVLEEIEDVGTESETNKVPFLRLFYPGTEAFNNTANYQEALQRMGGKNDWLKPVWWDKR
- a CDS encoding glycoside hydrolase family 2 protein, whose translation is MRWTFTFLTAALLLFQCKTFAQRVASPEEVTVSLDGDWLFCIDSLDAGAPARWFATTLPAQISRTVKVPHTWNVDPGTEEYYGTAWYQREIDIPQETKGKTVRLKFNAVYRDAVIYLNGQQIAKHYGSGYTAFYADASKAARKGKNLLTVSVNNQFSTSALPYGKSFDWANDGGITRSVSLHISNPSGIDYILADARPVPGTKAGQLRVQTVLLDRKSQKPLRTRVSVTDAAQQTVFTQTQNGTPQNGKLTTTVQIPEVQRWHFDHPNLYQVRVEVMDKNTVIATKTVPVGFRSIEARNGKIFLNGEPVRLSAVEWMPGSHPDYGMAEPAAILYGNLEHLKKLNAVFTRFHWQQDETLLDWCDRNGLLVQEEIPLWGGATVLDSIKSVAMMQADEMVLHHFNHPSVIAWGVGNEHSGQYQPTHDYVKHMYGYIKAMDSSRLVNYVSNTIQYNPKLDATVFGDVIMWNEYFETWFGGKMTDAPAMLDSIHKYHPEKPIVVSEYGLCEPAFSGGDPRRIAHMISHTALYETRPFVAGAIYFSLNDYRTFIGEEGTGKRRQRVHGMISLDGELKPSYHMLKNLFSPIIVTSMQSSPDRENISVTVTIPGGMPAYTLKGYTARVSSASDAGEMLRLPIMEPGKQYKFTLKNQDGENRQVVFSRPGGYAVISVPVNR